The Apium graveolens cultivar Ventura chromosome 6, ASM990537v1, whole genome shotgun sequence genome contains a region encoding:
- the LOC141666755 gene encoding uncharacterized protein LOC141666755, which yields MSAALECWSSRASTDEDMVEQVLMRTQHRSESLNDAVLSSSISPLKETSAMQKRIQRLSRNVSEAIASLKNSLNLDSPAPSGRVENCRKNVWAGVVRNLTQLYPGSQLPEKLVSNIRKHYDSLPLSYAQAGFEMKDVFLHMKLIEQASGQDHPAILIQEVSDDEVQGSVFKFVFACTSSLSWPAMSGALDNASICCKKIQIFEKKGFTLGIVLVLVQSGQEKLFKNRIDSALKLGLKKPKNSGMKLPFGLCGCQEESARGRDLGEVEENSGEGRNGSENSNSRVQLQLPLSTLAFVVSVDEWQTVESGGDEIGRWLLNPDNLEFIDQIGSNTYKGVYKGKKVGIEKLKGCDKGNSYDFELRKDLLELMTCGHKNILQFYGVCIDDNHGLCVVTKLMEGGSVHDLMLRNKKLHSKEIIRIAADVAEGIKFMNDHGVAYRDLNTHRILLDRHGNACLGDMGVVAACKSVAEAMEYETDGYRWLAPEIIAGDPESVTETWMSNVYSYGMTVWEMVTGEVAYSAYSPVQAAVEIAACGLRPDIPKDCSQILRSLMLKCWNSCPSKRPHFSEILSILTRPVNNGNNTNR from the exons ATGTCCGCCGCCCTGGAGTGCTGGTCAAGTCGTGCCAGCACCGACGAAGACATGGTGGAACAAGTCCTCATGCGAACTCAACACAGATCCGAGTCTCTAAACGACGCCGTTCTGTCGTCTTCCATTTCTCCATTAAAGGAGACGTCGGCGATGCAGAAGCGGATTCAGAGACTGAGTCGCAACGTGTCGGAAGCGATTGCGTCGTTGAAGAACTCGTTGAATTTGGATTCGCCGGCTCCGTCGGGTCGGGTCGAGAATTGTAGGAAGAATGTTTGGGCTGGTGTTGTTAGGAATTTGACTCAGCTTTATCCTGGTAGTCAGCTCCCCGAAAAGCTCGTTTCTAATATTCGAAAGCATTACGACTCTTTGCCTCTCAG TTATGCACAAGCTGGATTTGAAATGAAAGATGTGTTTTTACATATGAAGTTGATAGAGCAGGCGTCGGGCCAAGATCATCCTGCGATATTGATACAAGAGGTGTCTGATGATGAAGTTCAAGGGTCTGTGTTTAAGTTTGTGTTTGCTTGTACTTCTTCGCTTTCGTGGCCGGCTATGTCCGGTGCTTTGGATAATGCTTCCATTTGTTGTAAGAAGATACAGATCTTTGAGAAGAAGGGTTTTACTTTAGGGATTGTTCTTGTGTTGGTTCAGTCGGGTCAGGAGAAATTGTTTAAGAATCGGATTGATAGTGCGTTAAAATTGGGTTTGAAGAAGCCGAAGAATAGTGGTATGAAGCTTCCGTTTGGTTTATGTGGGTGTCAAGAAGAGAGTGCCAGGGGAAGAGATCTGGGAGAAGTTGAAGAAAATTCTGGGGAAGGTAGAAATGGGAGTGAGAATTCGAATTCAAGGGTGCAGCTTCAGTTGCCTTTGTCTACTTTGGCTTTTGTGGTTTCAGTTGATGAGTGGCAAACTGTGGAATCCGGAGGGGATGAGATTGGAAGATGGTTGTTGAACCCTGATAATCTGGAGTTTATTGATCAGATTGGATCCAACACATATAAGGGAGTTTATAAGGGTAAAAAGGTTGGAATTGAGAAGCTTAAAGGATGCGATAAGGGAAATTCTTATGACTTTGAACTTAGAAAGGATCTTTTAGAGTTAATGACATGCGGGCATAAGAATATTTTGCAGTTTTACGGAGTATGCATTGATGACAATCATGGGTTATGTGTTGTGACGAAGTTGATGGAGGGGGGATCAGTTCATGATCTTATGCTTAGAAATAAAAAACTTCATAGTAAAGAAATTATTAGGATTGCTGCTGATGTAGCAGAAGGGATCAAGTTCATGAACGATCATGGTGTTGCATACAGAGATCTTAATACACATAGGATCCTGTTGGATCGACATGGGAATGCTTGCTTGGGAGATATGGGAGTAGTGGCAGCTTGCAAGAGTGTTGCTGAAGCTATGGAGTATGAAACTGATGGTTACAGGTGGCTAGCCCCTGAG ATCATTGCTGGTGATCCAGAAAGTGTAACTGAAACATGGATGAGTAATGTATATAGCTATGGGATGACAGTCTGGGAGATGGTGACTGGTGAGGTTGCTTATTCTGCATATTCTCCCGTGCAGGCTGCAGTTGAGATAGCTGCTTGTGGACTTAGACCTGACATCCCAAAAGACTGCTCACAAATCCTGAGATCCCTGATGTTGAAATGTTGGAACAGTTGTCCTTCCAAACGTCCTCATTTCTCAGAAATACTATCAATATTGACACGCCCCGTAAACAATGGAAACAACACAAATAggtaa